Proteins encoded together in one Chryseobacterium taklimakanense window:
- a CDS encoding IS3 family transposase — protein sequence MKQSVSERKTHIGKGEKISVKKQCELLQISRSSHYYKKVPESDLNLKLMEMIDREFMEHPWKGVPRMVQWLNKDCGLLVNKKRVERLYRLMGISASAPGPSTSKKGKGKKHKIFPYLLKNLPITHPNQVWAMDITYIPVRGGYLYLVAIIDLYSRYVVGWSLSNTMTAEWCRDVLDEAIETYGKPEIINTDQGSQFTSDLFTEYVKSHKTIRQSMDGKGRALDNIFVERLWRSVKYENVYLYAYQDGKECYIGLNKYFAYYNHSRRHQSLGYEVPAQMFNQKEKKAA from the coding sequence GGGAAAAAATCAGCGTAAAGAAGCAGTGCGAACTTTTACAGATCTCTCGCAGCAGCCATTATTACAAAAAAGTTCCGGAGAGCGATTTGAACCTGAAGCTGATGGAGATGATAGACAGGGAGTTTATGGAACATCCCTGGAAGGGCGTTCCCAGAATGGTGCAGTGGCTCAATAAAGATTGTGGGCTTTTAGTCAATAAAAAGCGTGTGGAGCGGCTTTACCGACTGATGGGCATCAGCGCTTCTGCTCCCGGACCCAGCACCAGCAAAAAAGGGAAGGGAAAAAAGCATAAAATTTTTCCGTATTTGCTGAAGAACCTGCCCATAACCCATCCCAACCAGGTTTGGGCGATGGACATCACCTATATCCCGGTAAGGGGCGGATACCTGTATCTTGTTGCCATCATCGATCTCTACAGCCGCTATGTGGTGGGCTGGAGCCTGAGCAACACGATGACCGCGGAGTGGTGCCGCGATGTTCTGGATGAAGCCATCGAAACCTACGGAAAGCCTGAAATCATTAATACCGATCAGGGAAGCCAGTTCACTTCAGACTTGTTTACCGAATATGTGAAATCCCACAAAACCATCCGCCAGAGTATGGATGGCAAAGGCCGGGCACTGGACAATATCTTTGTCGAGAGGCTCTGGCGAAGCGTAAAATATGAAAATGTTTATCTTTATGCCTATCAAGACGGAAAAGAGTGCTATATTGGTTTGAACAAGTATTTTGCCTACTACAACCACAGCAGGAGACACCAAAGCTTAGGTTACGAAGTTCCTGCACAAATGTTTAACCAAAAGGAGAAAAAAGCAGCATAA
- a CDS encoding peptidoglycan-binding protein, translated as MGKKGVSLIKGATRPTVGKLITYNIADWYPDTPASERRPQNVTWELFKKRKSGKFTTTTIKKKGVNTFTFGEGAVGSTYLLHGYLYHPEGDGLIITPQPAVIPKIEKVVLQYIDDTPGEKFSFKEKLRCKAFCTNMLNKELVFTLWEDDAKDKGHDPSNKAIASKKANVKTDGIATAEFTLTEALMKKAMEGEVDVKQLEFYVTVEYFKHKKHPTGNVYVNNPEAKIYPEKKSQKKPATPPAAPGSPAEQKGKSQKVEKGILDKIGETWDELWDWWETKGTAKKDQQPTVQKPKSTKSAAKVENSKATSQTCGGKYCIKKGDKSELIREINIRLAGFGGNVPTDEFTDRTEKMIKQFQKDYMKVPETGKICGNVLRAIDEFQSKYPLNFDEIRCKCGSCNGFGKERNSEEYQNAKILEKHRKFEYPGVHRSLLWCYRATLFYVNRDAHLNFKTKWVESGYRCHNHYIYIRDKTTNHCGKALDIHYNILSTGKRTKSNSDMNKIRKEIFKKYTGAKEDWNSGKDIFYLESFATTWIHVDVREFSQEYLVKKYFVKNTSDLNGKNIITLANELGYGNMCLCGGNFKSTQQQKPTKNEKSKWSHTEFANLIAKEESRDNYNICNQTKGGLKIINNLKIVELTIKEVQEKQKNRDVFAVGRYQLIPDTLNSAIRNLGLDTNEKLNEEIQDKIFDEYLIKVKRSKVIDFLEGNGNVEDAMYSLAQEWASIGVEKGKRISDKIIKKDKKVVKRIVRHAEGGESYYAGDGLNKSHITPEQMKNALINSKNENK; from the coding sequence ATGGGAAAGAAAGGCGTTTCATTAATCAAGGGTGCTACCAGACCCACGGTGGGGAAACTTATCACCTACAATATTGCAGACTGGTATCCGGATACACCTGCATCGGAAAGAAGGCCACAAAATGTGACCTGGGAGCTTTTCAAGAAGCGTAAGAGTGGTAAATTTACCACGACAACAATCAAGAAGAAAGGTGTAAACACTTTTACTTTTGGTGAAGGAGCTGTGGGCAGTACCTATCTTTTACATGGATATCTGTATCATCCTGAAGGGGATGGGCTCATCATTACCCCACAACCTGCTGTGATTCCCAAGATCGAAAAAGTAGTTTTGCAATATATTGACGATACTCCTGGAGAAAAATTCAGTTTCAAGGAGAAACTGCGCTGCAAGGCATTCTGTACTAATATGCTGAATAAGGAGCTGGTCTTCACACTATGGGAAGACGATGCGAAGGATAAAGGACACGATCCAAGCAATAAAGCTATTGCCAGCAAAAAAGCAAATGTGAAAACCGACGGTATTGCTACAGCCGAATTCACGCTCACGGAGGCATTAATGAAAAAGGCGATGGAGGGTGAAGTTGATGTAAAACAACTGGAGTTTTACGTAACTGTAGAATATTTCAAACACAAAAAACATCCAACAGGAAATGTGTACGTAAATAATCCTGAAGCAAAAATTTATCCCGAGAAGAAGAGCCAGAAGAAACCTGCGACACCACCCGCTGCTCCAGGTTCACCAGCAGAGCAGAAGGGCAAGAGCCAAAAAGTAGAAAAAGGGATTTTAGACAAGATAGGAGAGACATGGGATGAGCTTTGGGATTGGTGGGAAACAAAGGGGACCGCAAAAAAAGACCAACAACCAACAGTGCAAAAGCCTAAAAGTACGAAGTCGGCGGCGAAGGTTGAAAATAGTAAAGCAACGTCGCAAACCTGCGGAGGTAAATACTGCATCAAAAAAGGAGATAAAAGCGAACTCATCAGAGAAATCAATATACGGCTTGCTGGTTTTGGTGGAAACGTTCCAACGGATGAATTTACGGATAGGACTGAAAAAATGATTAAACAGTTCCAAAAAGATTATATGAAAGTCCCCGAGACAGGGAAAATCTGTGGAAATGTTTTAAGAGCTATTGATGAGTTTCAAAGCAAGTATCCATTAAATTTCGATGAAATAAGATGTAAATGTGGTTCATGTAATGGATTTGGAAAAGAAAGAAATAGTGAAGAATATCAAAATGCTAAAATATTAGAAAAACATAGGAAATTTGAATATCCAGGTGTTCATAGAAGTTTACTTTGGTGTTATCGAGCAACATTATTTTACGTAAATAGAGATGCTCATTTAAATTTTAAAACAAAATGGGTTGAGTCTGGTTATAGATGTCATAATCACTATATTTATATTAGAGATAAAACCACCAACCATTGTGGTAAAGCATTAGATATTCATTATAATATTCTCAGTACTGGAAAAAGGACTAAGAGTAATAGTGACATGAATAAAATAAGAAAAGAAATCTTTAAAAAATATACTGGAGCGAAAGAAGATTGGAATTCAGGTAAAGATATCTTTTATTTAGAATCATTTGCAACAACATGGATTCATGTTGATGTTAGGGAATTTTCTCAAGAATATTTGGTTAAGAAGTATTTTGTGAAAAATACTTCAGATTTAAATGGCAAAAATATCATAACATTAGCAAATGAGCTTGGGTATGGGAATATGTGTTTATGTGGTGGTAATTTTAAATCTACACAACAACAAAAACCAACAAAAAATGAGAAATCTAAGTGGTCACACACAGAATTTGCAAATTTAATTGCTAAAGAAGAATCAAGAGATAATTATAATATTTGCAATCAAACAAAGGGAGGTTTGAAAATAATAAATAATTTAAAAATTGTTGAGCTAACAATAAAAGAAGTACAAGAAAAACAGAAAAATAGAGATGTTTTTGCAGTTGGTAGATATCAATTAATTCCCGATACATTGAATAGTGCAATTAGGAATTTAGGACTTGATACTAATGAAAAACTTAATGAAGAAATCCAAGATAAAATTTTCGATGAATATCTAATTAAAGTAAAGAGATCTAAAGTTATAGATTTCCTTGAAGGAAATGGAAATGTTGAAGATGCAATGTATTCATTGGCACAAGAATGGGCTAGTATCGGTGTTGAAAAAGGTAAACGCATAAGTGATAAAATTATTAAGAAAGATAAAAAAGTGGTAAAAAGAATTGTAAGACATGCAGAAGGAGGCGAATCTTATTATGCGGGAGATGGACTTAACAAATCACATATCACACCTGAACAAATGAAAAACGCACTAATTAATTCTAAAAATGAAAACAAATAA
- a CDS encoding DUF4280 domain-containing protein codes for MADNEHDGKYFVIPRGKAKCNQGVTFPNFKVTSHQKHYWNDADGNADYLAVTEDDTTFNPSAQPFGTQCKLQPTSSGYKPCSYAPAGKWQKCYDKVKVMGKSCVTEISELQCVIGGKITVMKHGQQSETGKGNVKNADPREQHVYNPFVDFEEFREEVLGKEGEAW; via the coding sequence ATGGCCGATAATGAGCACGACGGAAAATATTTCGTAATTCCACGAGGAAAGGCGAAATGCAATCAGGGCGTTACCTTCCCAAACTTCAAAGTAACGAGCCACCAGAAGCACTACTGGAACGATGCGGACGGAAATGCTGATTATCTCGCAGTTACTGAAGACGACACCACGTTTAATCCTTCAGCACAACCTTTTGGAACACAGTGCAAATTGCAGCCAACATCCAGCGGCTACAAACCCTGCAGCTACGCTCCGGCTGGAAAGTGGCAGAAATGCTATGATAAGGTGAAGGTAATGGGCAAAAGCTGCGTTACCGAAATTTCGGAACTACAATGCGTCATCGGCGGAAAAATTACTGTGATGAAACACGGTCAGCAAAGCGAGACAGGGAAGGGAAATGTAAAAAATGCCGATCCAAGGGAACAGCATGTGTATAATCCTTTTGTGGATTTCGAAGAGTTCCGGGAGGAGGTATTAGGAAAAGAGGGCGAAGCTTGGTAA
- a CDS encoding LysM peptidoglycan-binding domain-containing protein: MKQGFEIYKVSPNETLEKIADKFDMNADQLRSFHNLYCNEAGLLWFNSFVGIEKILVPKNFKSAAERKKEHEKYFPRNLLFDGFYHETYQVREVFEDYGNKRLEIEYQLELKIQKEEEDRVVYVHTENHRKNLQPADDKISSISIACMEAINPVGFLLDKEGKLKQLAHPDLYFKRFSEKRKDIEDFHTGEIAVLLFDKFQENLKDEHYIFEKFSSTLLFQSLFFGMNWFHKNNTWLEKKILNINSFPVEIKFQAVYEHEESEFAKTKISGTVAEQLDMLYFLVGKRRSEEIQNPVKANYNVTYLTDKLQKTLNSVEANITFFVDDRQYSSHTLHISSEIN; encoded by the coding sequence ATGAAACAAGGATTTGAAATATATAAGGTTTCTCCAAATGAAACGTTAGAGAAGATAGCTGACAAGTTCGACATGAACGCTGATCAATTGCGCAGTTTTCATAACCTGTATTGCAATGAGGCGGGTTTATTGTGGTTTAACAGTTTCGTAGGAATTGAAAAAATATTGGTGCCTAAAAACTTTAAATCGGCTGCAGAAAGAAAAAAAGAGCACGAAAAATATTTCCCGCGCAATCTCCTTTTCGACGGATTTTATCATGAAACTTATCAGGTAAGGGAGGTTTTTGAGGATTATGGTAATAAAAGACTTGAAATAGAATACCAGCTTGAACTTAAGATACAAAAAGAAGAAGAGGACCGAGTTGTATATGTTCATACTGAAAATCATAGAAAAAACTTGCAGCCCGCTGACGATAAAATAAGTTCGATTTCCATTGCTTGTATGGAGGCCATAAATCCTGTAGGTTTTTTATTGGATAAAGAAGGGAAACTGAAACAGCTTGCTCATCCTGATCTCTATTTTAAAAGGTTTTCGGAAAAACGAAAAGATATTGAAGACTTTCATACTGGAGAAATCGCAGTTCTGCTTTTTGATAAATTTCAGGAAAATCTTAAAGATGAGCATTATATTTTTGAAAAGTTCAGTTCTACACTATTATTTCAATCTCTCTTTTTCGGAATGAACTGGTTTCATAAAAATAATACGTGGCTAGAAAAAAAGATTCTGAACATCAATTCATTTCCAGTAGAGATAAAATTTCAAGCCGTTTATGAACATGAAGAATCCGAATTTGCCAAAACAAAAATTAGTGGAACAGTGGCCGAACAGCTTGATATGTTGTATTTTTTGGTTGGAAAAAGAAGGAGTGAAGAAATACAAAATCCTGTTAAAGCTAATTATAATGTCACTTATTTGACAGATAAACTGCAGAAAACACTGAATTCAGTTGAAGCAAACATTACCTTTTTCGTGGATGACCGTCAGTATTCTTCTCACACACTTCATATTTCATCTGAGATTAACTGA
- the tssR gene encoding type VI secretion system protein TssR domain-containing protein, whose amino-acid sequence MKINYKNPILFLGAAYLLTACTVKLPSEKTPKSSYYGVIDKITMNDGYPANQEAWIVISDRHNNTVFMDKGSEKSQKEIKFLEPLLVVKSKPSKGLVKVAEYNADALMKKLPSNSIKTYGWIPANQLLLWTNAVKNSQSGFSIKAAVVPNSSDVLKNSEKYLKNDSVLVFTSPDLSKTTKTKLPVGQLVYIYKHAENAKRYLIGKTPTIKIDSIDKSVYGWVSSNMVAAWGDRTALRVSPDYQYTEENNLAINKTGAADSTAHSYFRLSDSYHRTPVENLIAVSPAELDKENKARFFSNALDYRKNFVYNVAGNSLYFERYKDIINKSKNLNIVFVMDISNENSQNTAMAKSSFQDIQLKLKNIEYYKSMNFGAVLYKNNTCGENVAVSPFTRDFEMVSKFIEERLKYEQCNSYGGQPMQEGLSVAGDLLAPFSDETNIVVLVGSTAGNGYINSAVSSLSAARAKIISYQTISGASDTYNNFVLLSENLVTNTAKNIAELEKERSANQSIVRNRNNYNLQEGEEGIFSLDYPKTSMSQGFVIFPKKGEMNSSALLAKALDSLISQVTYQNRESERTLTSYFKSVVGASKTEFRPDFRGQFPDAPAKIPVETASQLITYENPFLTDGTYDNNFKDYFPAVQKGILLSEEEYDKLRKLYLEIYQQTKPFSPDFSQSNAVNAYLEVLKKNNISTDGFSKSNFRRRSMAYSVAHSTGFDNANEEMLSRYELRGWKRSKVLSQEDVRSYFKQYMVLANRLLDNKNSPKVMIEQNGEIFYWLNEYFMPMINPKESL is encoded by the coding sequence ATGAAAATCAATTATAAAAACCCGATACTTTTCTTAGGAGCCGCATATTTACTCACTGCCTGTACGGTAAAACTGCCGTCAGAAAAGACACCGAAATCATCCTATTATGGCGTTATCGACAAAATAACGATGAACGATGGCTACCCGGCAAACCAGGAAGCGTGGATTGTTATTTCAGACCGTCACAACAATACCGTTTTTATGGATAAGGGCAGCGAAAAATCTCAAAAAGAAATAAAATTTTTAGAACCGTTATTAGTCGTTAAAAGTAAGCCATCAAAAGGACTGGTCAAAGTTGCAGAGTACAATGCAGACGCTTTGATGAAAAAACTGCCGTCAAACTCCATTAAAACCTATGGCTGGATCCCGGCCAATCAACTGTTGCTTTGGACTAATGCTGTTAAAAACAGCCAGAGTGGATTCAGTATTAAGGCTGCAGTTGTCCCTAATAGTTCAGATGTGCTGAAAAACAGCGAAAAATATTTGAAAAACGACTCTGTTTTGGTATTTACCTCACCCGACCTCAGCAAAACTACCAAAACCAAGCTGCCGGTAGGACAGCTTGTGTATATTTACAAGCATGCCGAAAATGCTAAGAGATATCTGATTGGAAAAACGCCTACAATAAAAATTGATAGTATTGATAAAAGCGTTTACGGTTGGGTGAGTTCCAATATGGTCGCGGCATGGGGAGACAGGACAGCACTTCGGGTTTCCCCGGATTACCAGTATACCGAAGAAAATAACCTGGCTATAAATAAAACAGGTGCTGCAGATTCCACAGCGCACTCTTATTTCAGACTTTCTGACTCTTACCACAGAACACCGGTAGAGAATCTCATCGCGGTGTCACCCGCCGAATTAGACAAAGAAAATAAGGCCAGATTTTTCTCCAACGCGTTGGATTACCGTAAAAACTTCGTGTATAATGTGGCCGGCAATTCACTGTATTTTGAAAGATATAAGGATATCATCAATAAAAGCAAAAATCTCAACATTGTCTTTGTAATGGACATCAGTAACGAAAATTCCCAGAATACGGCAATGGCAAAATCTTCGTTTCAGGATATCCAGCTGAAACTTAAAAATATTGAGTATTATAAAAGTATGAATTTCGGCGCTGTTTTATATAAAAACAATACTTGCGGTGAAAATGTAGCAGTTTCACCATTCACCAGAGATTTTGAAATGGTTTCTAAATTTATAGAAGAGCGCCTGAAATACGAGCAGTGCAACAGCTATGGCGGACAGCCTATGCAGGAAGGATTAAGCGTGGCGGGAGATTTACTTGCACCGTTCAGTGATGAAACCAATATAGTTGTTTTAGTAGGTTCTACGGCGGGCAATGGCTATATCAATAGCGCCGTGAGCAGCCTTTCTGCCGCCAGAGCAAAAATTATTTCTTACCAGACCATTTCCGGAGCTTCGGACACCTACAATAATTTTGTGCTTCTGTCCGAAAATCTCGTGACCAACACTGCCAAAAACATTGCCGAGTTAGAAAAAGAGCGGTCTGCAAACCAGAGTATCGTTCGAAACCGGAACAATTATAATCTGCAGGAAGGAGAAGAAGGCATATTTTCTTTGGATTATCCTAAAACCAGCATGTCGCAGGGATTTGTAATTTTTCCTAAAAAGGGGGAGATGAATTCCAGCGCATTGTTGGCAAAAGCTTTGGACAGTTTAATTTCACAGGTTACTTACCAAAACAGGGAAAGTGAAAGAACGCTGACCAGCTACTTTAAATCCGTAGTGGGTGCGTCAAAAACCGAATTCAGACCCGATTTCAGAGGTCAGTTTCCGGATGCACCGGCTAAAATACCGGTGGAAACCGCATCACAGCTCATTACTTACGAAAACCCTTTCCTTACTGATGGAACGTATGACAATAACTTTAAAGATTATTTTCCGGCGGTGCAAAAAGGAATTTTGCTTTCTGAGGAGGAATACGATAAGCTGAGAAAACTTTATCTGGAAATATATCAGCAGACAAAGCCTTTTAGTCCGGATTTTTCACAAAGCAATGCAGTGAACGCATATCTGGAAGTATTAAAAAAGAACAATATCTCTACTGACGGCTTTAGTAAGAGCAATTTCAGAAGAAGATCGATGGCTTATTCTGTAGCACATTCCACAGGTTTTGATAATGCCAATGAAGAGATGCTTTCCAGATACGAGCTTAGAGGCTGGAAAAGGTCCAAAGTGTTGTCTCAGGAAGATGTAAGATCTTACTTCAAACAGTACATGGTTTTGGCTAACCGTCTTTTGGACAATAAAAACAGTCCGAAGGTGATGATTGAGCAGAACGGAGAAATATTTTATTGGCTTAATGAGTATTTTATGCCGATGATTAACCCTAAAGAAAGTTTATAA
- a CDS encoding PKD domain-containing protein produces MNYVQKNRRNILLISAGVVLLVALILLATQKKEFSSDDIVATVYPISLNVGDTLKFEDNSPFGKSHKWVFSDGYQSLNKKGHHAFAKAGFYPVTLFIDDKYNKTFNVVVSGAGQIVQEKLRQPTIIDAPTQAMQFSNVFFRAETTDAKMFTWKFGESGGVDARTQMASYAFKTPGRYIVTLITDTDQEPVIHHINILPAYPEIEEVVAPPPPPPTEAEVFSKINDDFRYHLQQIANGNNFNYHYNYLKNTYLCGKNNVSVAANDKNNSFYNYCMGLQFDKNNLIQEVKTTVDTGQNCVTKVEVKQSKQ; encoded by the coding sequence ATGAATTATGTACAAAAAAACAGAAGAAATATCCTGCTGATTTCCGCCGGGGTCGTGCTTTTGGTGGCACTCATACTTTTGGCGACCCAAAAAAAAGAATTCAGTTCAGATGATATTGTGGCGACAGTATATCCTATTTCGCTCAATGTTGGGGACACCCTGAAATTTGAGGACAATTCACCGTTTGGCAAATCGCACAAGTGGGTTTTTAGTGATGGATATCAGTCACTTAACAAAAAGGGACATCACGCGTTTGCGAAGGCCGGTTTCTACCCGGTTACATTATTTATTGATGATAAGTACAACAAAACTTTCAATGTGGTTGTTTCTGGGGCAGGACAGATAGTGCAGGAAAAACTTCGCCAGCCAACAATAATTGATGCACCGACACAGGCAATGCAGTTCAGCAATGTCTTTTTTAGAGCAGAAACTACAGATGCTAAAATGTTTACCTGGAAATTTGGGGAAAGCGGCGGTGTTGATGCCAGAACACAAATGGCTAGCTATGCCTTCAAAACTCCTGGAAGGTACATTGTGACGCTCATTACCGATACCGACCAGGAACCGGTCATTCACCACATCAATATTTTGCCGGCATATCCTGAAATTGAAGAAGTTGTAGCACCGCCTCCACCGCCTCCAACCGAAGCTGAAGTTTTCAGCAAGATTAATGACGATTTCCGTTATCACCTTCAGCAGATTGCCAATGGAAACAATTTTAATTACCATTATAACTATTTAAAAAATACGTATTTGTGTGGTAAGAACAATGTTTCGGTCGCAGCGAATGATAAGAATAATTCATTTTATAACTATTGCATGGGTCTGCAGTTCGACAAAAACAACCTTATCCAGGAAGTAAAAACTACTGTAGATACGGGGCAAAACTGTGTGACGAAGGTCGAAGTGAAACAGAGCAAACAATAA
- the tssO gene encoding type VI secretion system TssO — protein MQVSITLSNKEKRHYFIYLLGMLLLAVSVISYIVLSKAGNPFSEADMHSVMILQDKTKFNEAAKSVHKQMDSTFVKINKMDPEKATPVEKNNIEVGITNINRTFEGTTSTDPRKSSYQQIAKFYEMYYQDKKSIVTTKENLQQFDKQLQDCMIRFNDKKQQMNQR, from the coding sequence ATGCAGGTTAGTATTACATTATCAAATAAGGAAAAAAGGCATTATTTTATCTATCTGTTGGGGATGCTTTTGTTAGCTGTCTCTGTTATTTCCTATATTGTTTTAAGCAAAGCCGGAAATCCTTTTTCAGAAGCAGATATGCATTCAGTTATGATCCTTCAGGACAAAACTAAGTTTAATGAAGCTGCAAAATCGGTTCATAAACAGATGGACAGCACTTTTGTTAAAATTAATAAAATGGATCCCGAAAAAGCTACGCCTGTCGAAAAAAATAATATTGAGGTAGGGATCACCAACATCAACCGCACTTTCGAAGGTACTACCTCTACCGACCCTCGCAAAAGTTCTTATCAGCAGATTGCAAAATTCTACGAAATGTATTATCAGGATAAGAAAAGCATTGTTACAACCAAAGAGAATCTTCAGCAGTTCGACAAGCAGCTGCAGGATTGCATGATAAGGTTCAATGATAAAAAACAGCAGATGAACCAACGGTAG
- the tssO gene encoding type VI secretion system TssO, which produces MISYGQKTLNRKDVRKATWRFITSFLVLTLAGFLTVFLFFKSSNQQNKNMRKDLDAYHNVIGKNEALKIKMDSIYYKLSLLNTDRVSNQIELRNQIFEDLNDSRNFIGEDSLVDLKHYTKLLHDIEPMISFKDELMKLNSQENAVYNQLQDCLGKVGRANAQIVAAQQRETPRGNLFKR; this is translated from the coding sequence ATGATTTCATACGGACAAAAAACACTCAACAGGAAAGATGTAAGGAAGGCAACATGGCGTTTCATTACCTCGTTTTTGGTTCTTACACTGGCTGGTTTTCTAACGGTTTTTCTCTTTTTCAAAAGCTCTAATCAGCAGAATAAGAATATGCGGAAAGATCTTGATGCCTACCACAATGTCATCGGTAAAAATGAAGCCCTCAAAATAAAAATGGACAGTATTTACTACAAATTGTCATTGCTCAATACTGACAGGGTAAGCAATCAGATCGAACTTAGAAACCAAATTTTTGAAGATTTAAACGACAGCAGAAATTTTATTGGTGAGGACAGCTTGGTTGACCTTAAACATTATACCAAGTTGCTACATGATATTGAACCCATGATTTCATTCAAAGATGAACTGATGAAGCTCAACAGCCAGGAGAACGCGGTTTACAACCAGCTGCAGGACTGTTTGGGAAAAGTGGGCCGCGCCAATGCCCAAATCGTTGCAGCGCAGCAACGGGAAACACCGAGAGGAAATTTGTTTAAAAGGTAA
- a CDS encoding response regulator transcription factor, with protein MVNNSNTITRFSIAENDYYFKQFLLKMLLEHPLYRIVNDCNNGNELINRLYRKQEDVFIISLFMPILSGLEAIKYIRQTDQKTPILTYSATYQDDMAEILNKIPNAFYCQKNSIIMRDILRNCILSKTSSYEEYKREWALQSQNVHEYMERQKRQQQELTVTEIQIIKLCYEGYSNKEIADRISLSSRTIDTYITRLTEKLGLKSKLDLARFCVENGYYNSSI; from the coding sequence ATGGTAAACAATTCAAATACAATTACCCGTTTCTCCATTGCTGAAAACGATTACTATTTCAAGCAATTTTTACTGAAAATGTTGCTCGAGCACCCTTTGTACAGGATTGTGAACGATTGCAATAATGGAAATGAGCTTATCAACAGGCTTTACCGCAAACAGGAAGATGTTTTTATCATCAGTTTATTCATGCCTATTCTTTCGGGTCTGGAAGCTATAAAATATATACGCCAAACAGATCAGAAAACGCCTATTCTAACCTATTCCGCAACGTATCAGGACGATATGGCAGAAATACTGAACAAAATCCCCAACGCGTTTTATTGCCAGAAAAACAGCATCATTATGAGGGATATACTGCGGAACTGTATCCTCTCCAAAACATCCAGCTATGAAGAGTATAAGCGAGAGTGGGCATTGCAGTCACAAAATGTGCATGAATACATGGAGCGGCAGAAACGGCAGCAACAGGAGCTTACTGTCACCGAAATTCAGATCATAAAGCTTTGCTACGAAGGCTACAGTAATAAGGAAATTGCAGACCGAATCAGCCTAAGTTCAAGAACCATCGATACTTATATCACCCGGCTAACAGAGAAACTCGGACTGAAAAGCAAACTGGATTTAGCAAGATTTTGTGTGGAAAACGGATATTACAACTCAAGTATTTAA
- a CDS encoding TssN family type VI secretion system protein, with product MPLFAAVMIFMLGAIRKGRPAIKIKTIIIYVLVCALAIALPGFLGFSGNQYNPYWYLFAMLFYLGIGILHVNMLHRYFRKHYNVMWKAILFEAVLTITCLVAGGYLFAVIFKWVGKGLGNEYWAATSAMIFIIPLLFYYTYIQFISIPFDIYKTWQYDAEQKPHDFKGIDFDKLMVLNVELSKNAEDPQRFNIKAKTLPTGITFGDWFFRVVDDYNFKNANSPIQLVDDNGVPYFWIFYVKKSFFSMRKYIDFEKEISENSLTENEVVVCKRVLNYQEEGR from the coding sequence ATGCCTCTTTTTGCTGCGGTTATGATTTTTATGCTGGGAGCCATCCGAAAAGGTCGGCCTGCCATAAAAATTAAAACGATTATAATTTATGTGCTGGTTTGTGCGCTTGCCATCGCATTGCCGGGATTTTTGGGTTTTTCGGGGAATCAGTATAATCCTTATTGGTATCTCTTCGCAATGTTATTTTATCTGGGTATAGGAATTTTGCATGTAAATATGCTCCACAGATATTTCAGAAAGCATTATAACGTTATGTGGAAGGCTATTCTTTTTGAAGCCGTTCTCACTATTACCTGTCTTGTGGCAGGTGGATATTTATTCGCCGTGATTTTCAAATGGGTGGGGAAGGGACTTGGAAACGAATATTGGGCTGCAACCAGTGCAATGATCTTTATCATCCCACTTCTTTTTTATTACACTTATATCCAGTTCATCAGTATTCCATTTGATATTTATAAAACCTGGCAATATGATGCGGAACAGAAACCTCACGATTTTAAAGGGATTGATTTTGACAAGCTGATGGTTCTGAACGTAGAACTGAGTAAAAATGCCGAAGACCCGCAAAGGTTTAACATTAAAGCGAAAACATTACCTACCGGAATTACTTTTGGAGACTGGTTTTTCCGCGTGGTTGATGATTATAACTTTAAAAACGCAAACTCACCGATCCAACTGGTTGATGATAACGGAGTCCCATATTTTTGGATTTTCTATGTGAAGAAATCCTTTTTTAGTATGAGAAAGTACATCGATTTTGAAAAGGAAATTAGCGAAAACTCACTCACCGAAAACGAAGTAGTGGTTTGTAAAAGAGTCCTTAATTATCAGGAAGAAGGCAGGTAA